The genomic segment CGCTCCCGCCCGAGACCGTGCGCCTGGTGGACCTGCGCGTCTTCGCCGAGCTGTACGCGGCCGTCTGGCTGCTGTGCGACAGCGGCCAGCACGGGTCGGCGTGGCGCGAGCGGCTCCGGCACCTGTGCGCGGGCCGGCGGCTGCACCGGCGGCGCTACGCGGCGCGGCGCATCGTGGCGGCGGTGGGGACGCGGCTGGAGCGCGGGCGCGACCGCGTGGCCGTCCCCGAGGGCCCCAGCTGCCTGCTGCCGCACACCGTCGAGCGCTCCCCCGCGCCGCCGCGGCTGGACGAGACGCTGGCGCGCGCGCTGGCCGCCCTGATCGGCACCCTGTCGCTGGCCTGGGAGGTCTCGGCCGAGCGGGTGCTGGAAGAGCTGGAGCGGGAGCGCGAGCGCGCCGCCGTCCGCAACCACGCGAAGCCGGCGGACGGCGCGGCGGCCGTCGCCGTCACCCCGGCGGCGGACGAGGCGGAGGAGGCGGAAGGGGTGCTCTCGCTGGACGGGTGGAAGCGGCGCCGCGGGCGGAGGCGGCGCACGCGCGTGGACCAGCGCGGCGGGCGCGGGGCCGGGCGCCGCGGCCGGAGCGCGCGGGGGCGCGCCGCCTAGGGCGGGCGGCGCGCCGGGGAAGTCACCGGTCCAGGAAGCCCTCAGAACCAGCGGCCGTAGTCGCCGCGGTAGTCGCGGCGGCCGCGGTACTCCCGGTCGTAGCGGGGGCGGTCGCTCTCCCATCCCACCGGCCAGGCGCCCCGCCAGGTGCGCGTGCCGCCGATGGTGCCGTACGGCGCGTGGTACTCGCGCATGTCGCCCACCCGCCCGACGCGGTCGCCGCCGTAGGGGACGTAGTTGACCTCGTACTCGCCGGGGTGCTGCTCGCGCACGTAGTCCATGTTGTAGCGCGCCGTCACCCGGTTGGGGAAGGGGCTGGGCGGCCCCGCCACGGGGAAGTCGCGGAAGCGGTCGTACCCGC from the Longimicrobium sp. genome contains:
- a CDS encoding HNH endonuclease codes for the protein MRHKQRSGTLQRELEHRIKNGTCVYCRAPAAPDRPLTREHVIPQARGGRRKDLRIIVPACARCNQSRGCQEIVLFLLARPRRLTAFLDYLGTLPPETVRLVDLRVFAELYAAVWLLCDSGQHGSAWRERLRHLCAGRRLHRRRYAARRIVAAVGTRLERGRDRVAVPEGPSCLLPHTVERSPAPPRLDETLARALAALIGTLSLAWEVSAERVLEELERERERAAVRNHAKPADGAAAVAVTPAADEAEEAEGVLSLDGWKRRRGRRRRTRVDQRGGRGAGRRGRSARGRAA